Proteins encoded in a region of the Acidobacteriota bacterium genome:
- the phnE gene encoding phosphonate ABC transporter, permease protein PhnE: MGIKEGRGYRSMTAVPPKLSWRERFTAFRATLLLFAVAVVISLPALRGSGRDLGYIENLRRFASQFFPPDLSVTPQVLSALGETIQIAVMATVIAVLVALPLAAAGSQTVAPKWLNIGTRMVLNVIRTLPSLIWALVAVAVVGPNPLAGVIGLTFYSIGYLGKFFSDAFESVESSVTNGLKMLGANPVQAFQYGMLPQLKPLVMSHALWMLEYNIRSAAIIGYVGAGGIGLLLHSYQEFGQWDRFATVLLFILILVTTLDFFGEWLRGKIVRTDQKIT; this comes from the coding sequence ATGGGAATTAAGGAGGGTCGCGGATACCGCAGCATGACCGCCGTGCCTCCAAAACTCTCGTGGCGTGAACGCTTTACGGCCTTCCGAGCGACGCTGCTGCTCTTTGCCGTGGCCGTCGTGATCTCGCTTCCGGCCCTTCGCGGTTCGGGCCGCGATCTCGGCTATATCGAGAACCTTCGCCGCTTTGCCTCGCAGTTCTTTCCGCCCGATCTCTCCGTAACGCCGCAGGTCCTTTCCGCCCTCGGCGAGACCATTCAGATCGCCGTTATGGCGACGGTGATCGCGGTCCTCGTCGCCTTGCCGCTCGCCGCCGCGGGTTCGCAGACCGTCGCCCCAAAGTGGCTCAATATCGGCACCCGGATGGTGCTCAATGTTATCCGCACGCTGCCGTCGCTCATCTGGGCACTTGTTGCCGTCGCAGTCGTTGGGCCGAACCCGCTCGCGGGCGTTATCGGCTTGACCTTCTACAGCATCGGCTATCTCGGCAAGTTCTTTAGCGACGCCTTCGAATCGGTCGAATCTTCCGTCACCAACGGGCTCAAGATGCTCGGTGCAAATCCCGTCCAGGCGTTTCAATACGGCATGCTCCCGCAGCTCAAGCCGCTCGTTATGAGCCATGCCCTCTGGATGCTTGAATACAACATCCGCTCGGCGGCGATCATCGGCTATGTCGGTGCCGGCGGCATCGGGCTCCTTCTTCACAGCTATCAGGAATTCGGGCAATGGGACCGCTTCGCGACCGTTCTCCTTTTCATCTTGATTCTTGTCACAACGCTCGACTTCTTCGGCGAGTGGCTCCGCGGAAAGATCGTCCGCACCGATCAGAAGATCACCTAG
- a CDS encoding ATP-binding cassette domain-containing protein, whose protein sequence is MSETASNTSHTAVRVKGLTLDRDGRRLFSEMSWKLAPGELLAVTGPSGVGKSSLVSALAGMLEPTAGSIERPAAVSSAGIVFQDLRLTKELSVLTNVLCGKLGQFPWWRTLFGFPAEEKLAAFQKLEELEIAHLCHKPVRNISGGEQQRTAIARVLFQEPDVIFADEPTSNLDLALSERVMAMLRRECKTAGRSAICILHDTEFVGRYADLELRLGREFPDGWELRRVADTAA, encoded by the coding sequence ATGTCGGAAACCGCGTCGAACACTAGCCATACGGCCGTCCGAGTCAAGGGGTTAACCCTTGACCGCGACGGCCGAAGGCTTTTCTCCGAGATGTCCTGGAAACTCGCTCCGGGCGAACTCCTTGCCGTCACCGGGCCTTCGGGCGTTGGTAAATCGAGCCTAGTTTCGGCCCTCGCCGGAATGCTTGAACCGACCGCCGGAAGCATTGAGCGGCCCGCCGCCGTTAGTTCCGCGGGCATCGTTTTTCAGGACCTTCGGCTGACGAAAGAGCTGAGCGTTTTGACCAATGTGCTTTGCGGAAAGCTCGGGCAGTTCCCTTGGTGGCGGACTCTTTTCGGCTTTCCGGCAGAGGAAAAGCTGGCGGCTTTTCAGAAACTCGAAGAGCTTGAGATCGCCCATCTTTGCCACAAGCCCGTCCGCAACATCTCCGGCGGCGAGCAGCAACGGACGGCGATCGCTCGCGTTCTTTTTCAGGAGCCGGATGTGATCTTTGCCGATGAACCGACCTCGAACCTCGACCTTGCACTCTCCGAACGCGTGATGGCAATGCTCCGCCGCGAATGCAAGACCGCCGGCCGCTCCGCCATCTGCATTTTGCACGACACGGAGTTCGTCGGCCGCTATGCCGACCTCGAGCTTCGGCTCGGCCGTGAGTTTCCCGACGGATGGGAATTAAGGAGGGTCGCGGATACCGCAGCATGA
- a CDS encoding phosphate/phosphite/phosphonate ABC transporter substrate-binding protein: MFTKILLFFAAAAIAAASIGCGGSTQSPSNTANSNAATGQKLVVALKPDKNPDQMIAERDAAAKFLSEKLGRPVEVIIPLSAAVINEGFSNGTIDLGYLSGTDLINAKDAELLLVGEINGKTTYKSYWLSLKEKPYASVADLKGKPIAFASRTSTSGYVMPLWDLRQKGLISEKADPEEFFGTGNVFFGTGYVSAVERVLNGQAEAAAVSYYVLDENKHLTEEQRAKLKKVAEQGDVPTHIIAIRKNLTGPERDKLKAALLAMNEGTNTELRDKLFTSKLVEAEQEGHLKPLREALATLPK, encoded by the coding sequence ATGTTTACAAAGATCCTGCTATTTTTCGCGGCGGCCGCAATTGCCGCGGCCTCGATCGGATGCGGCGGCTCGACACAGTCGCCCTCGAACACGGCAAACAGCAATGCGGCAACCGGTCAGAAGCTCGTCGTCGCGCTCAAGCCGGACAAGAACCCGGACCAAATGATCGCCGAACGCGATGCGGCGGCGAAGTTCCTCTCGGAAAAACTCGGCCGGCCGGTCGAGGTCATCATCCCGCTCTCGGCCGCCGTGATTAACGAGGGCTTCTCGAACGGCACCATCGACCTCGGCTACCTGAGCGGCACCGACCTGATCAACGCCAAGGACGCCGAGCTTCTACTCGTCGGCGAGATCAACGGCAAGACGACCTACAAAAGCTACTGGCTTTCGCTAAAAGAAAAACCGTACGCGAGTGTTGCCGACCTGAAAGGCAAGCCGATCGCCTTCGCCAGCCGGACGAGCACTTCGGGCTATGTGATGCCGCTTTGGGATCTCCGCCAGAAAGGGCTCATCTCCGAGAAGGCCGACCCGGAAGAGTTCTTCGGTACGGGTAATGTCTTTTTCGGAACCGGCTACGTCTCGGCGGTCGAACGTGTCCTGAATGGCCAGGCCGAGGCCGCGGCAGTCAGTTACTACGTCCTCGATGAGAACAAACACCTCACCGAAGAGCAGCGTGCGAAGCTCAAAAAAGTGGCCGAGCAGGGCGACGTGCCGACGCACATCATCGCAATCCGCAAGAACCTGACCGGCCCGGAACGCGATAAGCTCAAGGCCGCATTGCTCGCGATGAACGAAGGTACAAACACCGAGCTTCGCGACAAGCTTTTCACGTCAAAGCTGGTCGAGGCCGAGCAGGAAGGCCACCTCAAGCCGCTCCGCGAAGCTCTTGCCACGCTTCCGAAATAA
- a CDS encoding TonB-dependent receptor plug domain-containing protein, producing MNTISNDLYPSPDSKLRSLTARLLTVTLIVVSLAAAAFGQSTANADSMRVADANGSPIAGALVSATNSAGSTRVNAVTGTDGRFSFTGIRGQAVIVVSAEGFARTERRIELPAESGIEIVLYPQPVAAEVMVSSTYLAGTAASLDEVPGAVERLDRRTLESARVFDFSEALRKIAGVHVRDEEGFGLRPNIGIRGTNPTRSTKVLLLEDGLPLAYAPYGDSSSYYHPPIERYAEVEVLKGSSQIVYGPQTIAGVINYITPNPTEKPSFGLKLLGGNRNYFNGSVFGSGTIKSTGIFANYARRQGDGARENINSRLDDTSVKIVQTINDRNALTFKFSHYGEDSNVTYSGLTEAEYAANPRQNPFRNDFFYGDRFGTSLSHSAVLSAAVTLTTNAYYNVFRRHWWRQSSNSGQRPNRLNVDPDCLSMADLNTTCGNEGRLRKFDTYGVAPQLTYQYSSGKGFRGELQIGGRLHWEEQNRRQLNGDTPNNRAGVPSEINIRRNFASSAFVQNRFVFGKFSVTPGVRFERIEIERRNLLTNPISEGRTTVEEIIPGIGFAYSGLPRTTIFAGVHRGFSPPRAEDIISNSGGVVELDPERSWNYEAGIRTNPIRGLRLEGTFFRLDYQNQIVPASIAGGIGAALTNGGETLQQGMEFSGRLDTDAFFASRHNIFIRTALTWLPVSEFRGTRLSSITNSGILNSFCPASQRISLTRCSITGNRLPYTPETTATTSLGYSHAKGFHAFIENVYVSRQFGDDLNAFAPTANGQIGPIGSQTYWNATANYKVERWKTTFFVTAKNLGDKTLIVDRTRGILPSMPRLVQAGINVTF from the coding sequence ATGAATACGATATCAAACGATCTTTATCCTAGTCCCGACTCCAAGCTCAGGAGTCTCACGGCCCGTTTGCTCACTGTCACACTCATCGTCGTCTCGCTTGCAGCAGCTGCTTTCGGGCAGTCAACGGCAAATGCCGATTCGATGCGCGTTGCTGACGCGAACGGCTCGCCGATCGCCGGAGCCCTTGTCTCGGCAACCAACTCTGCAGGAAGCACTCGGGTAAACGCGGTCACGGGCACCGATGGCCGCTTTTCTTTCACCGGTATTCGCGGCCAGGCGGTCATCGTGGTTTCTGCCGAAGGCTTTGCCCGGACCGAGCGGCGAATCGAACTTCCGGCCGAGTCCGGGATCGAGATAGTGCTCTATCCTCAGCCGGTCGCGGCCGAGGTGATGGTCTCGTCAACGTATCTCGCTGGAACGGCCGCGAGCCTCGATGAAGTCCCGGGCGCGGTGGAACGGCTCGACCGCCGAACGCTCGAGTCCGCTCGCGTTTTTGATTTTTCAGAGGCTTTGCGTAAGATCGCCGGCGTCCACGTCCGCGATGAAGAGGGCTTTGGCCTGCGACCAAACATCGGCATCCGCGGAACCAATCCGACCCGCTCGACCAAGGTGCTCTTGCTTGAGGACGGGCTGCCGCTCGCCTACGCACCATATGGCGACAGCTCTTCTTATTACCATCCGCCGATCGAACGTTACGCCGAGGTCGAGGTACTCAAAGGTTCAAGCCAGATCGTTTACGGCCCGCAGACCATCGCCGGTGTGATCAACTACATCACGCCGAACCCGACCGAAAAGCCGAGCTTCGGCCTTAAATTATTGGGCGGCAACCGCAATTATTTCAATGGGAGCGTCTTCGGCAGCGGGACGATCAAGAGCACCGGCATTTTCGCCAATTACGCCCGAAGGCAGGGCGACGGGGCACGCGAGAATATCAATTCCCGCCTCGATGACACCTCCGTCAAGATCGTCCAGACGATCAACGACCGCAATGCGCTGACGTTCAAATTCAGTCACTACGGCGAAGATTCGAACGTCACCTATTCGGGCCTGACCGAGGCAGAATATGCCGCCAACCCGCGGCAGAACCCCTTCCGCAACGACTTTTTCTACGGCGACCGCTTTGGAACTTCGCTTTCACACTCGGCCGTGCTTTCAGCGGCTGTAACGCTTACGACGAACGCCTATTACAATGTTTTCCGCCGTCACTGGTGGCGGCAATCCTCGAACTCCGGCCAGCGGCCGAATCGGCTAAACGTCGACCCCGACTGCCTTTCGATGGCCGACCTGAACACGACCTGCGGCAACGAGGGCCGGCTTCGCAAATTCGATACTTACGGCGTCGCCCCGCAGCTGACCTATCAATACAGCTCCGGGAAGGGCTTCCGCGGTGAGCTTCAGATCGGCGGCCGGCTCCACTGGGAAGAGCAGAACCGCCGCCAGCTCAATGGCGACACACCGAATAACCGTGCGGGCGTTCCCTCGGAGATCAACATCCGCCGCAACTTTGCCTCGTCCGCTTTTGTTCAGAACCGTTTCGTCTTCGGCAAGTTTTCAGTGACGCCTGGCGTTCGCTTCGAGCGGATCGAGATCGAGCGGCGGAACCTGCTGACGAACCCGATCTCCGAAGGCCGGACGACGGTCGAAGAGATCATTCCCGGTATCGGCTTCGCCTATTCGGGCCTCCCGCGGACGACCATCTTTGCCGGCGTTCATCGCGGATTCTCGCCGCCTCGGGCCGAGGACATCATCTCGAACTCGGGCGGCGTTGTTGAGCTCGACCCCGAGCGGAGTTGGAACTACGAGGCCGGAATTCGCACCAATCCGATCCGCGGGCTTCGGCTTGAGGGCACTTTCTTCCGCCTCGATTACCAGAATCAGATCGTTCCGGCGAGCATTGCGGGCGGCATCGGCGCTGCACTGACCAACGGCGGCGAGACGCTCCAGCAGGGCATGGAGTTCAGCGGTAGGCTCGATACCGACGCATTCTTCGCTTCGCGTCATAACATATTTATTCGAACGGCGCTTACTTGGCTGCCGGTCTCAGAGTTTCGCGGCACGCGGCTTAGCTCGATAACCAACTCCGGCATCCTGAATTCGTTCTGCCCGGCATCGCAACGAATCAGCCTGACGCGGTGTTCGATCACCGGCAACCGGCTTCCCTACACACCGGAAACAACGGCAACAACCAGCCTCGGCTATTCGCACGCCAAAGGTTTTCATGCATTCATCGAGAACGTTTACGTCAGCCGCCAGTTCGGCGATGACCTTAATGCTTTCGCACCGACGGCCAACGGCCAGATCGGCCCGATTGGTTCGCAAACCTATTGGAACGCTACCGCCAACTACAAGGTCGAGCGATGGAAAACGACGTTCTTCGTAACGGCGAAAAACCTCGGCGACAAAACGCTCATCGTTGACCGCACACGCGGCATTCTCCCGTCGATGCCGCGGCTCGTGCAGGCCGGCATTAACGTCACGTTCTAA
- a CDS encoding enoyl-CoA hydratase/isomerase family protein: protein MSFENVIYELNGHVATIKLNRPDALNALSSGLGRDLQAAIIQASNEGARCIVLTGEGRSFCAGGDLREMQQVGQAEGRIEAFLDAPLKTLHELIKLIRNTPVPFVAAVNGVCAGAGVNLALACDIVFAADDAAFRQAFVRIGLSPDCGGTFFLPRAVGEKIATELFMTGDSLSAERAAQLGMVNRLVPAAELVQQTQEFGAKLAAGPTGSLGRIKRMMNATFSNSLFQQLSLEAECQLESGQSADFREGVTAFFEKRPPHFTGH, encoded by the coding sequence ATGAGCTTTGAAAACGTTATCTACGAATTGAACGGCCACGTTGCCACCATCAAATTGAACCGTCCCGATGCACTTAACGCTCTTTCTTCGGGACTCGGACGCGATCTTCAGGCCGCGATAATCCAGGCGTCCAACGAGGGCGCGCGGTGCATCGTTTTGACCGGCGAGGGCCGCTCGTTCTGTGCCGGCGGCGACCTCCGCGAGATGCAGCAGGTCGGGCAGGCCGAGGGCCGCATTGAAGCATTTCTCGATGCCCCGCTGAAGACACTGCATGAGCTGATCAAGCTGATCCGCAATACACCCGTGCCATTCGTTGCCGCAGTCAATGGAGTTTGCGCCGGAGCGGGAGTCAATCTCGCACTTGCCTGCGATATCGTCTTTGCCGCTGATGACGCCGCCTTTCGCCAGGCATTTGTCCGCATCGGGCTTTCGCCGGATTGCGGCGGTACGTTCTTTCTCCCGCGGGCAGTTGGCGAAAAGATCGCGACCGAGCTTTTCATGACCGGCGATTCTCTCTCAGCCGAACGGGCAGCCCAGCTCGGCATGGTCAATCGGCTCGTCCCGGCCGCCGAACTCGTCCAGCAGACCCAGGAATTCGGGGCAAAGCTCGCCGCCGGCCCGACCGGTTCTCTCGGACGCATCAAACGGATGATGAACGCGACTTTCTCAAACAGCCTCTTCCAACAACTCTCGCTCGAAGCGGAATGCCAGCTCGAATCGGGCCAGTCCGCCGACTTCCGCGAAGGGGTCACCGCGTTTTTCGAAAAGCGGCCGCCGCACTTCACGGGACACTAA
- a CDS encoding zinc-ribbon domain containing protein, whose translation MPDVETICVQCKETFLFTEKEQEIFYQRNLMSPQRCARCRSKKAAASEDAPKRYEIVCDNCGKHDRVPFQPKVGRTVLCRECHEASRSRARFA comes from the coding sequence ATGCCGGATGTTGAAACGATTTGCGTCCAATGTAAAGAGACCTTTCTTTTCACCGAAAAGGAACAGGAGATCTTTTACCAGCGGAATTTGATGTCGCCTCAGCGATGCGCACGCTGCCGGTCAAAAAAGGCCGCCGCCAGCGAGGACGCTCCAAAGCGGTATGAAATAGTCTGCGACAACTGCGGCAAGCACGACCGGGTGCCGTTTCAGCCGAAGGTTGGCCGGACAGTTCTCTGCCGCGAGTGCCACGAGGCTAGCCGCTCGCGGGCACGCTTTGCCTGA